Sequence from the Solea senegalensis isolate Sse05_10M linkage group LG1, IFAPA_SoseM_1, whole genome shotgun sequence genome:
TCTCTTCCATCGCTGAggtgtttcctcctcctcctcctcctcctcctcctcttcctcttcctcctcaatatcctcctcctcttcccagGCGAGTCTTCTGAGATTCTTCTGTGTGTTCGTCCTCAGTCCCAGGACTCCGGCTCGTTCTTGGCATTCTTTCAAAGCCTGGTTCTCCTCCTGCAGGTTCTGCAGTGCACTCCTGTGAGACATGAAGCCACTCCGGTGTTAGTATACAGGAGATGTCAGGTGTAAAATCcggacacagagacaacaatAGTACAGTACAAATATGCACCTCATCTGGGCCACTGATGTGAAGCCATCGCTCTCCAGGTGTGACCTTATTTCCTCAAGCTGGCCTTCAAGCATCCTCCTCGCTTCCTCAAGCTGCTTTACATCAGCTCTCTGGGACAGCACTCCCCTCACCAGCTCTGCAGCCACACCCCTGGCTTCACATGACTTCTCAGACccctaacaaaaaaaaaagtcacatttctaTTATCGGTTAAAAGTTTAAGTAAGTatgcaattaaataaatatgtggcCACAAACAGTCTGAACGTGAGGACGTTACTCTCTGAAGGACACTCAAACATTCTACCTGAGCGATGGCCGTCGCTTTAGCATCATCCTCCTCTATGCTGTCGGTGAACTcatcgctgctgctgttgccgccGTCTTCAtcgtctccttcctcctcctcgtcctctgtATTGAGCTCTagaatcacaaaaaaaacattcactcaaCTGAGTCCCTCTTTTGTCCGAATCAGAATCCCAACGTTTTTCTAGTTAGTCGTGcgttgtctgtgatgtgtccttGTCTGGTGTTCATTCTGTTTCCGTCTGCACTCTGCATCACCACTTTGGAAGTCATGGGACTAAAGGGAAATGTTATGTCATACACTGTGAACCAGCCAACAGTACACTCAAGGCAGTAcaacccagtgtgtgtgtgtgtgtgtgttcatgacgATAACGTCAAACcatttcaagtaaaaaaaaaaccaacaggtTTATTAATTGGCTTGTGGTTCATTTATATTCCCCTACATGAATGTTTGGGGGTGTTTATGAGTGaatactgaacacacacactcactcgcaGAAAGAGCCAGTGAGGCGCACATAAATGCACGCTGGTTTGCTGCCAGGAAGCAGAGGCTCAGTGGAAAGAAGCACGCAGGAATTTCCAAAGGAAAACTGTGGTACAGTCTTCATGATAttcaatattcacacacacactcactatgTGACACTGTGCACGTCTATAGGTGTGACTATGGGTGTGTATCGCTTCAGCTGCTCAGTGTATTGTTCACACGTAATATGGGATTATTAACAATCAGGGGAAGTTCAAAAATGACCAATGAAAAGATCCTAAAAATAGACGACAGTTAAATGTTATGATGTGTCTTTGTAGTGTCGCAATGGGCAGGTAATTCGAGTCAAACCTCCGGGTTATTATCGATCGAACAATGTGCTCTGTAAGCTGAACTGAGTGAATGTGGGGCCCTGTTTACATACCGAGACACTACGTACTGTCAACACTTCTATTCTGGTGTCATGTGGCTGTGCGCCGTGTCTGTTCAGGGGTGCatctgtcatttaaaataagatatatcattgtgtgtattttctgtacTATGTTATATTCTAATAGTTTGAAAGTGCGTCCCTTGTTTGGTTAAATGTGTAACAATCCTGGACACTTTTAACTCGGTGTTACAATGGAACAGCCATGCAAACGGGAAAACCATGCCACAGTCTCATGCACGAGGGAGCAAGGACATAAACAACACAACGGATTTAGATCTGGAAATGCCATATACAGCTTTTGATATTTATTGTCAATATTTCAAACTATTAATAGTGTGTTTACTTGTAGCTTAAATGCTTTTGAGGACAAAGGAAGTCAGTAGTGTTTATAGCAGGCATGTATGGTTCACGTGGATTGAACAGTGTGGGTTGTTCACAGGGAAaagagaatatactgtatatcaaggGACCaagtgggggggaggggtttaGGTTTGCGACATTTCTAAACCAATTTAATACAATGAAGAAAAATCCATAACAGAAGTGCTTTTGATAAAAAGCCAGCacgtttatttttgtttaatttaacatacaaaaaaaaaaagatgtgttgaCAAGGATTACTAGATGAGAGATAAGGACAACAAACTTTGcctcaaatgtattattaataataataataataataataagtgagaGTTATTTCTGGCATTCACGTCTCGTGTGATATAACTGTAGAATAACTTCATACTATATTTCACTATTATCTTGGAACAAAGCCGAACGGTGGTTCAACTAGCAAGTAAACTACAAAcaatgcatttcattttcacgTTACTGTGACATATCAGCTACTGCTTAGTATCTTCTGACTTTATGTTTCACACAGACTAAACGGCCACTACAGCAGAGCAGGTTTGTTAGAGTGCgaatgaaagcaaaaaaaagcaaaggtcCAACTAAGCTGCGGGGAATGACtcagtcatctttttttttgatttgttgtttcttttggtGAGGGGGGGGGCGTGTTACGTGTGCACGTCCGGTTCACAAACAagatgatataaaataaatgagggaTGGTGAGACGTTTCAAGGCATGAGCTTGAGTTTCTCCACAAGACGTGACTTCACTGTGACAGTAAGGCCGGACGCTGAGAGACAGtacacagaaatggcagtacAGAACAGtcacactgcaaagaaacacgCAGGCAGTTTTcataaaacaagataaaaaaaacttttccacACCACACTCACTGAATatattaagaaataaaaactcTGAGTTGCATGTTGTCACTTCATACTGGGTGAGATTAACGTGAGCACACAGCTGTGAGCAGTACTTGTGCTATGTGAAGCTTTCTGTAGCCTACACTGACGgtcattttcatttccactCAACACTCTATGTTATTTCTCATGAGGTTTTTGTTTCCATCATAACAATGACCGTCAGTGGCTACAGGCTGCTTCCTCTCAACATACAACTGCCACCACACGTCGTGCTGTTGTGACATCACTGAATGTTAGTAACAGCGGCCCCTGCAGGCCTGGATGCTCCACCCCGCCTGTCCCCACCTCCAAAGTCAGGCTGCCGCTTGGCTGCCCTTTCCAGTGCCAGGGCCATGTTACAGGTCCTGGCCAGGACTTCCTCCAACTGTCCACGCAGTGCCTGCACTGAGTCTAGCTCAGTGTGGAGTGCCTGGATCTTCTCTGAGCTGCTGCcacgaggaggagaggaaagagaagcaTTTTAGGGCATACAttataaattattcaaattaaaaaaaaaaaaagaaaaagaaaaaaaggttataCGTTTCTCTACCTGTCACTCTTGTTGTGCACATGCATGAGATTCTGGTATAGTCTCTTCTCTGCCCTCAGGGCATCATTCAGCTTGTTGTACTCTGATACAAGCTGCtccagcacgcactgagtcagATTGGTAGACAGGGTCGGGGTCGAGAAGGACagagatatataaataaataaatctgtcgTTCTGTGTCAGTACTCCTAAAAACAGTGTAATTGGCTGCAGGATGAAGACAAATCTTACTTGCTGATCACCGCTGGCTTTTTGGGCATCTCCTTGGACTTGCTGGTGAGCCAAAGATAAATGCAGAGCAGAGAGCTCCTCCTGCAAGGCGAGGGAATAAAGATGGGACTTGTAGCTGTCAGAATGAAAATTATACACAAGGACAATGGTTATGCATGATCTCACACATACCTGAGCCGCCCGCTCCTTCTTCATTGCCAGTTGCAGCTCCTCCTGTAGAGCCTTCATCTCTCCGTCACTCTCTTTAGATGACAGCTGCATCGCCTCTTCCTGGCTCTGCATCAGCTCCTAGTGAGAAAAAGTACACTGTGAAGATCAGGCATCCAGGAGacggaggaggaaaaacaatcaTGCACGGAATGGTACCTTGATGAAGGCCTCCTTCTCTTTGAGCAGACCCCGCAGATGCTCCGTCTCTCCTCCCATGTCTCTCTCCTTGTCCCGTCTCACCTCGCACAGCTCCTGTTCTTTAAGCGACAGTTGGCTGCGCAGCTCCTGCAGCTGGCTGCTCCGCTCGCTGATCACTAAGGACAGTCTGTAGGTGTGGTCCTGGAGAGAGGAGGCGTGAAGCGGTTAAAggttttcaaaatgtctttttgtgaaAGTACCAGCGACATGGTCTACCTGCAGATACTGGTCTTTGGAGCTGAGCGCGTTGAACAGATCCTGGACCTGTGCTTGGTGATGATTAGACTGGCGGCTACGGTCAGACAGCAGCTCCTGGAACAGTTTCTCCTTCAGGGCCAGACGAGCCTTCAGCTCCTCCACAATATCAGTGGGACCAGACTGAACTCGGGCAATTAGGGCTGCCGTCAGGTCctgcacacaaagagacagcgagaaaagaaagagacagaaataaagagagggagagagagtgaaggcTTTATGGCTTTTATTGTCCTTGAATTGTTTGGTGTGTCCTTTTCAAAGCCCTTGAAAACCAGCTCAGGTAGACAAACCTGTGTTACTTGTCTTCACTTTCacgttaaatgtgtgtgtgtgtgtgtgtgtgtgttacctgggtCTCCTGGCTGTGGCTCTGCAGAGTTGCCTGCAGCTGCTTGATGAtggtctctttttctctcagtgtGTTTCTCTCCTGCTCTTCACTCTGCTGCTTCAGCCACTGCAGGTTCCTGTAGGCCTCTGCCGCCTGCTCCAGCTCTAGCTCTTTACTACGCACCAAACCATCCAGACTCTGACAGAATAGTCATGGGACAGGTGTGAAAATGTACGCCTGGAATGTGCAACTCTCAGGGCTCATCTTTGTATCGAGTGTAATAAGCATACCGTGATGGTCTCTTCGTTGTTGGACAGGATGCAGCGCAGTCTCTCCAAGTCCCGTTCCTTCTCCCTGAGGGCCAGTTGGAGCCTCCTCACCTGACCCTCACGCTCCTCCAGACTGCGGAACTTGTCGTCGATGGAGCGCTGCAGACAGCGAGGGGAGGGAGAAAAATCACACTGCTGCTATTTTTGTTCACCCTAGACTGATAGTCATTGTGTTCCACACAGTGTTTAGCTTTGTAGACCAATATGAACAATGATCTTTGACATGTGGActtgtcttttcatttttaggtgcgtgtgtgtatttgtgttttaccTCCAAAGCCCTGTCTCTATCTTTAATCCGCTCTCTTAGTTTCTCCAGCAGGGCATCTCTTGATTTGGAGTTTGCTGTTGTTTCCAGCATATCCGAGTATTCCTATAAAGATATGAGAGACATCAGATATCTGTACATGTGTGCATACCTTTGTCTCCACATACTATAGGCATGCACAAGGTGCATTACTTGTAATTGCTGCTCCTTGTCTTGCAGAGAGTGCTTGAGTTGTGCAATGGTCTTGTCCTTTTCCTGCACCACAGAGACTTTCTCTGCCTCGCTCTCCTTCAGAGCGGCTTCTTTGGCCTGAAGCTCAGAGCGACTTTTCTGAAGGGCACAGTGCAAGTCCTGCAGCGCGGGGGACAGGGCATATTACATATGCTGCATTGTTCGCTCGCAATAACATGATGACAGACGCACTACTAACCTGGTTATGTTTTTCAGTGACCTCCCTGTGCTGCAGTGCCTCCTGTAGATCAGAGTTCAGTCTGTTCTTGAACCTCACTAAGTCGTCTCcttgtctctgactctgtctgaGACTCCGCTGGCTGGCCTCGAGCTCCAGCCCAAGGGTGAACAGCGAACTCTGCATGCCCACCAACTCGCCCTGCAGCTGGGCGAGGGTCAAGGACTCGCTGACCCCCTCTGGAACCTAGAAATGGAATGACAACAGATCAAGGTCACACAGACAGAATCAAATCCAATTTTCATCCAAAAGAATAATTCTGGATTCGCACCTCTAGTAAGTCGTCATGACATGGTTCTGATGACTCATCTTGTACTCAAGTGTGCCTGTGCCACCCCAACCTGACATATTCTGATGCATCAACTACATTATGCAGATGAGCCTGCATCGTTCGAGTCTCTACCTCCTCAACAGCTCCTCTggcattattatcatcatcctcctcctcagaaaCATGACTCACAGCTTACTCCTCTGATAACACAGTAGATGTACTGTAGGAGATGTGAGTGAGTAGTGTCTTCCATGTTCACCCATGAGTCGTAGCTGCAGCAGTAGCGCCACTGGAGACTAGTGCCGCTCGCCGCTTGTTTtcaccaaaaacatgcaaatatgCAGAAGCTACTCATGCTCCAAGAGCAACGTCATGATGTCTTTGTGTTAATCAGGCCTTACCTTGCATTGCGTGAGCTGGTTGCGATGGGCTATTTCTTGCAGCTTGCACAGAGTGGCGTTTTGCCCTTCGATGAGTTGATACAGCTCCTGAGCCTGACACCACAGTGAATCGCATGTATGAGCACTTTCTCAACAAGAACACGTTCCATATCTTGTATATCTTCCTGCccttttattcaaaaaaacagcaacacacgCACCTCACTGTCTTTTGTACCAATAGACTCGGTGAGGCCCTGGATGGTTCTCTCCTGACTGTGAGCCGCCTGGCGAAGTGAACGCAGCTCACACTCCATTTCATTCAGCTTTTCCTGCAGCTTctgcagacagaaacagaggtCATTGTTAGGTCTTCAAACAAATTCAACTGTAATGTGGCGCTTCCATGTGTCATACCATGTTATTGGCCTCGCTCTCATGGATCTTGGCCTGCAGGGACTGGACCTGGAGCTGGGCCTTCTgcagctcactcacacactgaccgGCCGCACACTCATACTGGTTCAGCTGGCTTTGCTGCTCCTCGACAAGACTCTGGAACGAGGACAATAATGCAGGAAGTGAGAGTTAACAGACACCAAATCGACAAACTGCTGGCTTTGTAATGTGACCAATATTTTGAGGCCAGGGGCTGCTTCATTTTCACAGTGGGTTGTGTAAGACTGTGCTCATTCATGTGTGGACTTTATAAAAGGCTTAGATGCAGAGAGAACCTCTTGAGTGGTGCGTGAGCATCTGCACGCATGAGTTAGCACATCTCAGTGGGTTCAAACTGCATTGTGCTACTATTGTCTTTACATAACCAGTGTTAAACAGTGCCAACTCTCAAAAGCTAAGAGGACAGAAAACAATATGATGCACTCTGACTTAAACATCTATTCATGGAGATGTCATTGCATATAGATGAGATTAAATAATGATACTGTAGTAGCCATGACAGGGAGGTCTGACATTGCGTGGATCACTTTGCCTCAAGGTCTCCGAGTGAAAATAGGCCAGTGGTGGGGTCACTTTGTGTTACCGTCTCCCCGCATCTAACCTACTTCAGTCAGCCGTCCCTTCACCAACATCACACACTCTTATTAAATATTCCTAGTCCTAGTAAAATTATCGCTGTTTCAACACTGTGgcaataaaaagataaatattaacttagcttagctttttttttttttgcatctttgtgtttgtgtattgagGCAGAAAATCCTGTGCTGCAACATCATTTATAACTGGAAAAACAGGGAGACTTTTTTGTCTGCAGGCTGTGTTCATGCTGCAGAGTATTCAACAGCATCATATTATGTCACTGTGGATCCATCAATTTTTACGCtatattctgtattttctactttgttgCCATGACCACTGACCCCTTAGTGCACACATACGCTATAAGGTAATTAGGTCATGTTGTGTGTCACTGCTTACCCACACACCTGAGCACTCACGTTATGAATTGAATCACAGACAACTCTGCAAAAAGCCCACTACAGTTTACATGCTCATGAGGAAAAGCTTTtcagtgactgacagctggatCATATGGCTAACCCAGCttaaaaatggtgaaaatgatcattttgtgGGACGGCGTCACTGTTTGTATGTCAAACATCCAAGCCTGTTAGGGTGGTTTAGTGTTGCAGATAATGCAGACTATCCCTCCCACACCAAGTGCTATCATTCTACAGTAGTGGAAGACTTCAGCCTCATCACTATCCTCATCAAGGTTTAATACCTGGTGGGGAGGTGGGCGAGGATACTCTTTGTACAAATCTTCAAAAAGATCCGCCATGTAAGCCATGTTCAGATCCTGTTCCAGCTTGATCAGAGGGGTCTCCAGCCCAGGCACTGGCATGCTGTTGTCTCTTTCCTTGTCTGGAGTTCCATAAGTAATTCCAAAGGCAGGATCCGAGTATCCCAGCCTTGTGCCTCCATTACTGAAGCTCCGTCTGAGCAGTACTGGCAGTTTGCTCCCCTTGGAGGTCCTGACTGGCCGGTAGATGCTATAGCTCTGCAGCaaacacagggacagagagaggcTGAGCCCAGATGAGGACTGACTGTGTGGGGCTCCCATGTGCTCTTCAGAGAGGGAGTCAAATATCCGGTCATCCATGGGTTCCCTAGGGGAACTCAGAGGACCATCTGTTATGGCTGTAGGCTGGACATACTCCTCAGCTGTCTCCAGAGATGTTACAGAGGGGCTGGAGCTGGCATGTCCAGCCAGTGTGCGATCACTGTCTGATCTCCTTGAGGGGTCCTGAGAACCAGGGACCAGAGTTAAAGAAGATGGGGGTTCTTCTGAATTGTCCAcactttttctgtcttcttcttcttcttcagcagtTCCCACCCCTCCAACCACACTGCCTCCGATAACACTGGCTGAATATCTGGTTGACGGGCCACATGAAATACTCCGTGCCAACTTCCTGGGCACCTTACAAACAGCCTCATAATCAGAGTCTGTCACTCTCCAGTAGGAACATCCTTGGCACCTCCTGGGAGTGCTGGACAGACAGCGTTGTGAGCCTGCAACTGTAACCTCTGACCCTGGACCtgctgggtggtggtggtggtggtgatggtgacaGTCCAGGCTGTCGTCAGCCCAAGACTCGTACAAAGAGTAGACCATGTCGTCCTGGAGCAGGGCACAGTACTTTGCATGAGCGAGGCCTGAAAAGTCCACCATGCCATCAACTGGCCCTTCTTCGCCTCCACCCACTGTTACAGCTCCATCCTCGGAATTTGTTTTCCGATAGAGTCCACCGATGCACTGTCTCAGTCTATGTTTCTCCTGCAGGAGCCGCTGCAACCTTTCGATGGACAGGGCCTCCACACGAGCAATGACCGTGTCAAAGCGGTACATGCGGTCCAGCATGAAGGTGCATTTGGAGCAGGCGAACTCTCCACGGCCGTCCCGGGTCAGCTCTTTCCCCAGAGCGTGggacagcagcacctgcaggtTGAGTTTGGCGGTCGGGTGGAAAATCCATCGCCTCTGGTTACCGCAGAGCTCACGGCCACAGATGCGACACGTTTCCTTCATCTTGAGATCAAGCATTCCACAGGTTTATTCTCATCCAGGTTTGGAAAACAATGTCTCATTTGCTCTAGTGTGAAGACGCCTCGCTCATTATGAGGATTTCcatccaaaaaaaacagcacacacaaacatatcacaataaaagcttgtGATGTAGAGGAAATCTTCCTTACAATGACAGTTCATTCAAAAactttaagataaataaaaagaggTAGAAACAAAATAGGCTTGTACAAAATGGTAGCACAggtggttgttgttggttgATGTTAATGAATGTCACGAACACTAAGACACTGTTGTGTCACCATCACCTCAGAATCACAGGATCATTTCCTGAAGGTGCAGGTGCGTGGGGAATAATGGCGCACACCCAGGTATACTAATGGTTTATGTTATCCGCAGAAATGTTCAACATTTCCCCGACAACAGAGCACCGCACAATCCTCTGCATCATCACGGACACACGCGCTGCACCGCACCGCTGCTGTCACGTCCATCACCAGCAGTGATCGATAATAATCCACTGCCCTTTAGACGGACACGGAGCAATAACAAGCGTCCCGGGACGGTCGTCTGAGTCTTTCCCCGGTATCTGCGTCGGAAGAACGGACTCCTCATTTATTCCAGTGCCGCCACCGACCACCACAGACGGAGACACGGAGACCGCGAGCCTGAGCTGCGCGCGGACGGAGATCCTTCGGGCAGATAAGGCTGTGGCTGGCTCGACCAGACCTGCAGCGGCGGAGCGAACTATTCAGGAAACACGGGGGTGGGGAAGCCCGGTGCAATCCTACACGGAGGAGGACGATTTAACATTCACTGTGAGTCCTACTCACTGATACGTATTTAATGTGACACGCAATGACGAATGGAGCACAGATACAGCGAAGATAAGCTTCATTTGGTGgtttattgttaaaaaagaagGAGCGTTGTTCCCCTGGGAGTCTGTAACTTCCCCCTGCCCGGTTCGCCTCACTGAACAGCTCAAAACTGAGTAGCatcatggtgatgatgacattaGTGACGCCCTGAAAATTAAATACAACTGAGACTTAGACATATAATCTGTCTTCAAATATCTACTCATTgtaacaatatttattattgtatagtATTTTACCTTATACTTATTGTAATATGCTATTTAAATACAttagaataaatacattattttaagaccaatctatttttaaaacattaacatattAATCAATAATCCTTAATCCGTTACAGCACTGATTCCAACTAAAAATCTACTTTCACAAAATGGTcagtcaccatgacaacacatGGCCTAATAACTACACTTTAGAAACTACTGGTGTATGTAACTAACAATTGTATATAGAACTGCACACTATTTTGAACTACAAAGCACACCAACTGGTTTAATCAAAGATAATAATGATTAGGTtatgatatataaatacaggAATAAATACAGGACTGGTTCATAACtaaatacataattaaatgATCTGTCCTAATTGAAACAATTGACAAAAATGGAATTTAATATGTAGAAGATATAATATACAGTTTAGTCATACTGCTTTGTGTATTAGTTTTGATAGGCTGGTGTAACTTCACCAGCACAGAGTGTAAAACATGCTCTTGCTTCAGGATTATTGTTGTCAATATTTCCTGTCGTCATGGTGCAGATATTTCAGTGGCACTTTGACTGTGACGATCCCACAGCCAGGTCTTTCTCTTGCATTTGACTGTGCATCTTTGTCCCTGCAGTGaccacagtttttgttttcctgaggGCGCACATGGGTCCCGGATCATGCAGCTACAGTGTGACTTCCCCTCAgataaaacatggaaaaacatcCAGTGACGTTCGTTCATACGCTTTCACCCTGAAAGCGCTTCCTGGTGTTTCAGGACAGAGTCCATAAGTCTGCTTTGTGGTCCtcgattattgattatttgaagTTTAATTCATAGGCTTAAGTCACTTTCAAGGCAGATATTTTACAAGAGTAATGTAAGAGGAATCCAGCTGAATTAAAAAAGCAATTTTTCAAGTGTTAAAACGGCAGCTGGAACCAATCCAGCACCAAGACAGTTTTTGTAACCTGatgttcacagatgtcacctgcaatcAGGCACCTCCTGGACGATGTGGGTGTCCACTCATACGTGCTGTGCTTTCATAACATGAAAGTAGCAATTgggaccattaactcctcagaaaaatgttaaGAAATGTGAGAAGTAGGCATTTTCCCCATAGACTTTGTCTTTTTGCATTTACTGGAGTTGCTCCCCCGTGAATATCCAATAAATTCTCACTGGGTTCGTCCTCAGCCAGCAAACCAGGAGACAACAATTCCCACTCACTCCATCTAACCTAACTCCACTCtacatgtctttggactgtgagaagaagccggagaaaacccatgcataCTGTACACAGAAAGGCTTCAGTTTAACCAGGATTCATACACATGAACCTTCTTGCGATGAGGCACCAGCGCTGGACACAGCCCAGCCATGAACATTCTGTgctaaataataattaatgtttATACATGTCTACATTATAAAGTGCATTTCaaaaagtgttttaacaatCAATCCTGGCTCTTGTTTTCTTCCCAGCCCGTGGAACTAATTAGGAGCCTTTGTGGTGGGCGTCCCCCTGAAACGACACAACTTGATTTATCTGCATCGGGGGTCACAGATCACGTTAAGGTCAACCTGACCTATCGACAACCCCGCTGAAACCAGAGCCACAAAACTGCTAACCAGTAAGATGCCTGCATCACATGTGAAAGAGGGCACCCCATGGgaatgtgtccacacacaca
This genomic interval carries:
- the LOC122771422 gene encoding myomegalin-like isoform X10, giving the protein MLDLKMKETCRICGRELCGNQRRWIFHPTAKLNLQVLLSHALGKELTRDGRGEFACSKCTFMLDRMYRFDTVIARVEALSIERLQRLLQEKHRLRQCIGGLYRKTNSEDGAVTVGGGEEGPVDGMVDFSGLAHAKYCALLQDDMVYSLYESWADDSLDCHHHHHHHHPAGPGSEVTVAGSQRCLSSTPRRCQGCSYWRVTDSDYEAVCKVPRKLARSISCGPSTRYSASVIGGSVVGGVGTAEEEEEDRKSVDNSEEPPSSLTLVPGSQDPSRRSDSDRTLAGHASSSPSVTSLETAEEYVQPTAITDGPLSSPREPMDDRIFDSLSEEHMGAPHSQSSSGLSLSLSLCLLQSYSIYRPVRTSKGSKLPVLLRRSFSNGGTRLGYSDPAFGITYGTPDKERDNSMPVPGLETPLIKLEQDLNMAYMADLFEDLYKEYPRPPPHQSLVEEQQSQLNQYECAAGQCVSELQKAQLQVQSLQAKIHESEANNMKLQEKLNEMECELRSLRQAAHSQERTIQGLTESIGTKDSEAQELYQLIEGQNATLCKLQEIAHRNQLTQCKVPEGVSESLTLAQLQGELVGMQSSLFTLGLELEASQRSLRQSQRQGDDLVRFKNRLNSDLQEALQHREVTEKHNQDLHCALQKSRSELQAKEAALKESEAEKVSVVQEKDKTIAQLKHSLQDKEQQLQEYSDMLETTANSKSRDALLEKLRERIKDRDRALERSIDDKFRSLEEREGQVRRLQLALREKERDLERLRCILSNNEETITSLDGLVRSKELELEQAAEAYRNLQWLKQQSEEQERNTLREKETIIKQLQATLQSHSQETQDLTAALIARVQSGPTDIVEELKARLALKEKLFQELLSDRSRQSNHHQAQVQDLFNALSSKDQYLQDHTYRLSLVISERSSQLQELRSQLSLKEQELCEVRRDKERDMGGETEHLRGLLKEKEAFIKELMQSQEEAMQLSSKESDGEMKALQEELQLAMKKERAAQEELSALHLSLAHQQVQGDAQKASGDQQCVLEQLVSEYNKLNDALRAEKRLYQNLMHVHNKSDSSSEKIQALHTELDSVQALRGQLEEVLARTCNMALALERAAKRQPDFGELNTEDEEEEGDDEDGGNSSSDEFTDSIEEDDAKATAIAQGSEKSCEARGVAAELVRGVLSQRADVKQLEEARRMLEGQLEEIRSHLESDGFTSVAQMRSALQNLQEENQALKECQERAGVLGLRTNTQKNLRRLAWEEEEDIEEEEEEEEEEEEEEETPQRWKRQCTRPCSLDLEQQIEKEAEPAGNTSEVGALWQDIDEGLREQAAHLRSDLALSHQENRELQERLMVSEATVHAQAEQLKDYRDLLTETSVQQASKQVQVDLQDLGYETCGRSENEAEREDTSSPEFDDLEMCTSLSHQQDYDGVGSSWYSANSGGYEVGDDTSHQHLVLDLRSQLTRCHKVIRGLQLRVRSLSATSDYASSLERTPRKVNWAFETSPAPSGAEEDEGWMSDSQAIRSGSKPRRELEELMARVTSLEAQLKSPGLEGKGQAEEGKCATWPGKYNTLIQAQARELSHLRQRMREGQGVCHILTQHLGDTTKAFEELLRANDIDYYMGQSFREQLAQSTTLAQRVVTKISGRDCAESPDEKMGHELLALRLSKELQQKDKIIESLHTKLQQRPETPSSCHALSETTDQSDRTSLVSEEYRTNEDLELCSDLDAREFQEEQQPRQGSEPDGFAVPSDKATFPLSPGAHNQNDLSSYSLLSHHAFQQYQLGGIPEDRSLKSDVGTLWDMENMVQQVGSYAGSSGLRPGVIKSLCGVNVIEEHLQEVRCLRQRLEESIRTNERLRQQLEERLARGGHGGGAPTNIYIQGLDSVTQLSNEIRVLKQENLALQSRLQASTDTCEEVVQLREAVFTAQARLKQAELEAQQWKEELRRLQSYRQEQGEQIHTLRQERQASQERTNRLQHEVSLLQQQLCEGRELIHSLQSELQVYDRVCFTAKANKGYMCGVPVELGELLGEVRSLRAQLQTSVQENSALKQLELHKQLEQKLGVGSPRSPSLSALTASPQRENFYRRQLLHDPAPSPPVRDIGLFNCGSPGPPFSDLDDSHSTANVDSLDPHCELEGEAPDGSFANRNGRHAIGHVDDFSALQQQVLEGRSLIQRMETTLQACLGPTLLDGNEKHSGEMVVDSGCVKSLLSSTRTLRQILEESMSLLKMFWRAALPGNDLTIQNLKKEQCMQEEILSLKLRISEQEEVLKGTIQRLRSTSRTKESMEHFIVNQLSRTRDVLKKARTNLEKNEQRLSSLSSSSSSPHAAEEPGVVAREWPSDRTVLKTSAASGAAAHLRPATRKRNSQCLL